In the genome of Primulina tabacum isolate GXHZ01 chromosome 13, ASM2559414v2, whole genome shotgun sequence, the window aatatttatggatttaattAACCTAATATAACAATGAACTCACCAATAATACTAGTATATCGGctgaataaattaataattgcgGCACACCCATGGGCTAAACGGACACCAATGGACCCAAATAATGGGATCAACCTAATGTTCATAATGAGTACAGTGTATATAATTTTGTTGCTTCGTCTTCCTAAACGGGGATTTttctataaatattttaaatcagcTCCTCGATTGCCTAATTCATATTTTTAGTTTGTTTTATTGATAATTTGAAttgtaagaataataataaacaataaaaataaattatttaattggtGTTATTGTTAATAGTAATAAGAAGTAATTAACTGCAAGGATGATCGATTAATAAATACACAAATCTCCGGTAAGACATCTTATAGGTCAGTTTTGTGAAATAGATCTCCCCACACGACTCAAacccatgaaaaatattgttttccgCTACAAAAATATACGTTGgagatgaaatttaaatgaataCAAGCTCAACCCATAAAAAATTGAAACACACAATTTTAACCCATTTGTTGATAACCGACCCATGACCAAGGAATTTGAATAAATACAAGGAGGGGAGAGAGAAATGTCCTTAATTTTACTCAAATTTCATCAAGATATACGCTTTAATTTCATGTTTTCTTGTACAATAGCTTGTTCTATTAGTTTTTCTTGttggggaaaacccataaaccgcagaatccgtcatgataaatcatcaagaatttgactgaaaattTAAGTGGAAGCGTACATGAAGCCATAATCATGAATtgtttagaacgtgtcttgatcttccaaatctacgcgctctttccttgagagaGTCCTTTAatttctcttcagaactattttcttaatggggcagaaatagtgaaagtgataacgcgagatctggggaccatgacccatatttatagataatgttcatcaatatcttctgatatttctgttttagcccatcataaaaacagaaattacacttatgtctctacacattaaaggcccacagcccattagatacattaaagcccaataacccgaaacattaattgatcactttattttgggcttaacttaatagacaacccacaatacataattattcacatataagcccatataaataaattgatccaacatTTCTAAGTTTTAGCGATCCTTAAACTTTGTTTTGCTCATTTTCAGTTTGTAAATATGTTTATTATAGTTCGAAAAAGAATAATCAAGTTTCACGTCGTTTCCTTTGcttaaatatttcatttcattaGCTGTTAGAATCTGGGGAGGTTAGAACCAACAACCAAGTCAGGATTCACATAGTTTAGATAGAAGTCAGATTTTTTCTCCTTTTCAATAGGTGCCGATTCGGCATTGTCAGCTTTAATGTGGAAAGTGTTGGTCCCACGtacggaatttgagataataaaacccgaaaataaagaataaaatggacaccgagatctacgtggaaaacccctaaaaattattagggaaaaaccacgggcaagatgaaaagaattccactataatattttacggtgtacaaccactcactgtgtttccaaagagaacacacactctcttaatacatgagaacaaaacacctcacaaatattatagaactaagcactcaaatgcttataagatgatagaaaactcgaagaagatatgatttcagaatgaagggggagcTTTATTAATAGAGCCCCTTGTCAGTGTGAAGACGCGTATAAAACGCGTCTTCCATCTTCCCACAAAATTTCCGCCAGTGGAAATTTCCTTCTGTCCACATTTAATACACGTTTTGACTGATCCCATTTTGAAAAACTcttgccgacatttctcccatttggagatttgattgcgaatcaaacacatctccacacatcctttcaatcttatcattccctgctgcttacgtttctgctagaccacttgaggatctacaccactcaaacttatcagtgtttactggtttggtcagaaaatcagctatgttgtccttcgtatggatcttctgcatatccacgcttccttcttctactacttcccgcacaaagtgaaattgtactccaatgtgtttcgtcctggaatgaaaggctggattccttaCGATGTGCacggcactctgactgtcacaaaacaaaggaacattctcttgtttgtgtccgATCTCCttcaataaccttttaatccatattgcctccttgcaagcttgagtagctgccatgtattctgcctctgttgtagataacgtcataactgtctgcagttttgaaacccagcttactgctccccctgcaagtgtaaacacataaccagtagtagatttccttttatcaggatcacctgcataatctgaatcgatatagcccctgagtgtaaaatctgatcctccataacataatgcagcattcgaggtacccttaatgtatctaaggatcctcttaataGTGCTCCAAtactctcgtccaggattcaccatataccgactaactgctcccactgcttgagcaatgtccggtcttgtacagatcatggcgaacatcaaacttcccactgctgatgcatatggtaatCAAGACATCTctatcctctctgcttcactgctaggacacatctcggaggataacttgaagttaacaggaagaggggtcgagattggcttactatcttgcatgttgaagcgttgcaagactttcttcaaataatttttctgggaaaaccaaatctttctgttacttctgtctcggtgaacttgcatccctagaatcttgtttgctggacccaagtccttcatatcaaattccctagccaactgtgccttcaatccttggacatgatctttgttggggcctgctaccaacatgtcgttcacatacaacaacaaaatgatataatcatcaccagacctcttgaaatacgtacaagggtctgcattCAATCTGTTGTATctaaggctcatgatataggaatcaaatctcttgtaccaacacctcggcgcctgtttgagatcgtacagagatttcttcaacctgcaaaccaagttctctttgcctatttccgcaaaaccttctggctggagcatatagatttcttcttcaagatctccatgaaaaaattccgttttcacatctagctgttctagatataggtcaaacaccgcacacaatgccaacactactctgactgttgtaagccgaaccacaggagaaaatatctcattgaagtcaaaaccttctttctgagcatacccttttaccaccaacctagcacgataccgctccacttggttattaccatcacgcttgatcttatagacccatctatTTCCAATGACTTTCCTTCcttgtggtagtgtaacaagatcccaagttttattcttgtctaatgcctccaattcttcttgcattgctatcatccacaaggatatatccgagctttgagtagcctcgtggaaactcgacggctcaccatcctctgataatagacaatatgcaatgttgctttcagtgacataatctgaaagccaaactGGTGGTCTTCTGTTTCGAGTTGACTGCCTTACATTGGAAACTTCAGACTcgacatgttcttgttcttcgtgctctggtactgcttcacaagaaacttgaccttcatctatcttattttccacctgaaaaatagtagtttctgaatttggTGTGcttttgtctccctttactttatcttcctcgaagataacatctctgctgatgacaagcttgtgaacagtaggatcccacaagcgaaacccctttactccatcagcataacccaagaagatacattttttggatttcgaatccaacttcgatctttcttgctcattgtacagaacgtacacaagacatccaaatgtatgcaaatgagaataatatgtcggcttcccggtccacatctccatcggagtcttcagatcaatcgccactgaagaagaacgattgataatataacaagcggttttgactgcttctgcccaaaatgatTTTCTAGACCtacagtcctcaacatagctcttgttctgtccaacaaggttcttttcatccgctccgccactccattctgtttaggtgtgtaagccgtcgtaaactgtcttttgatgtcatcatgttgacaatatgcatcaaattcgtcactggtatattctactccattgtcagtcctcagacacttgattttcttttctgaatcaagttcaacccgcgctttgaaatctttgaagatctgaaaaacatctgatttcttcttgattagatacgcccaacatctcctagagaaatcgtcaatgaacgagacaaagtatctcgctcctcctagggatacaaccggtgcttgccaaacatccgaatgaatcaactctaatatgcttttgctcttggcagtagaagtgccaaactttaatctgtgttgtttactggtaacacagtgcttacaaaagggtagtgacacttttgtaagtcccggcagcagcttccgttctaagagaattttcaaccctcgttctgacatttgcccgagctttctatgccataacactgttaattcttctcctgaaccaattgatgcaacatctAGTTCtgtctctttgtgtgtttctcccaaaagtacatacagatttgcagcaactttttccgccttaataaaaaaatcttttctgatgtggaagattagtctaggctgcaaccacagagcatacttagaattttaataaattttaaaccaaggctctgataccacttgttggtcccacgtgcgaaatttgagataataaaacccgaaaataaagaataaaatggtcaccgagatttacgtggaaaacccctaaaaattattagggtaaaaaccacgggcaagatgaaaagaattccactataatattttacggtGTACAACCACTcattgtgtttccaaagagaacacacactctcttaatacaggagaacaaaacacctcacaaatattatagaactaagtactcaaatgcttataagatgagagaaaactcgaagaagggatgatttcagaatgaagggggagctttatttatagagccccttgtcAGTGTGAAGACGCATATAAAACACGTCTTCCATCTTCCCACGAAATTTCCGCCAGTGGAAATTTCCTTTTACCCATATTTAATACACGTTTTGACTGGCCCCATTTTGAAAAACTCTTGCCGACAGAAAGGAATGATACTGGTGCTCCACATGTTGGAGGATTACAGTCAAGGCAATAGGATGATGgagaaaatgttgaaggatgagTCTAGAACGTGATACATCATTTAGATGAAATAATTAAAGAGTAGTTTGAGGAGATGGGAAAAATGATGGTCATGACCATGAAAGAATTTCTGAACGAGAATTTGGAAGCAAATAAGCAGGTTGTAGAACAAGGGCAGTCTATTTAAAGTTTTCAAGCAGACAAAACTTGCTGCTTGGTCATTCCATCTCCTTCCCAGCCCAATGTGGAAAGGAGGATGCTCTACCAACTACCAAGGACTCAAACTCACGTAGGCTGTAAATAGAACCACCACGTTGCTCAGGTTTGTGATGTTATTACTCTATACATAATGAGACAACTATTTGTGGGGTTTTGGGAACGAGTGTTGGTAAACACATGGAGTAATCTCGGTGTATCGAAGTTGTATTTTTGTTCAACAGTTCTTCTTAGGGATATTACATATGTGCTAAAGATCTCTTCCATGTCGAATGCCAGCCATACGAGATCATTGCTTCGGCATCTTTGATTCCTAGGCCAAGTCAATTGTAACAgtttaaaataagaataattatCTGATATGGATAATGATTATGAGACTTCATTTGGCAATAATTTCATGTTTTAGATTGTGTTTTTGGTTATTAGAAATTGTGATACAATTTTTTTACTTAATGCTTAGAGTATTTCGAAAATGACAGGAAATCTATGACCATTACTAGTTTCTTTTCTTGTTTCTTCGGGAAGGTTTTTGTTTGTAGTAGCTAGTAGGTGGATTGTTATATATATAGTACAAAGATTGATTTTGTCTCATATTTCGTGAAATTCGATGAATATATCTAACATTATCATGTGTAAATATGTTTTCGATCCCCCAATATGTGTCGTTTCCTCCCATTGTCAGAGAATATTTGTATGGTATCCTCCACAAGTTATTTTGTTATTTGTGACTTGGTATCTAGGTTCTTTGTTTTATTGATGCTACCTCAAAATGTAGAAAAACCAAAATATGGTATAATAACAGAGTAACCAACTCATAAACACTCATAGGCTCATAGCAATGACATGGCAAAAACAAAACTTGTGTGTTGAACTTGGCTCGACACTCTGACTTGATCTTTTCTAATCTGTCATGCATGTTCTACTTCCACAGTCAACGGTTGGACTCAGTGATTCCGTATTGAAAAATAGTGTTTGATTTCGAATTGCACAAATTGGATTTAGTGGGCAAGCGTATGAGGTTAGGATTGCCTTTGTGCATGCAACTTGATGCTATAATCTATGTGCAAGATGCAGTGTAATACGCAAGAAACAAAAGGATCCCCATCTGCATGTGACCAAGTCGCTCCATGCCACTGACATTTATCATCTTTGTTCAGTCTCTAATGCATAATCAAATTATCATAGAAATTTTCAGATTCAAATAATAATGTTGCATATTTCGTCCAATGTGGATAAttgttttgttattttgttatcAATGTTTTTATTGTGAATTAACTTTTaggatagatagatagatatcGTTGAAAAGGATATACAAAGTGAATGAAAACATTCACGAGATGAATTTGAAAAGAATGACAAAGAGACGGAAATAATTATGCTATTGTTAAATCTCCTTGTTGGATTTATTGGCACTTGATATCATATGAGATACATAATCAAATATATGTCAATGAGTGATGATGATCTAAAGGCTAGTCAAAGATTTGTCCTATTACAAATAAATCTCTCCTTCGAATTCATGAAAACAGAAAGAGACGTTCTTGCTATTTCTTTCTCCTATCATATGAGATACATAATCAAAGATATGTCAATAAATGATGATGATCTAAAGGCTAGTCAAAGATTTGTCCTATTATTTATCCATGACTTTGAAAATACAAGGAACATTTGCACATTATATTTATCGAAGGAGATTTTCGCTTTCTTTCAAAATAAGCATAGGTGTTGTATGTAGTTTGCCTGTGGGAGAAGATGTGTTATTTTAATGAGCTTAAAATTGAATCGAAAGTGACTTATCGGTCTTGATTACAGATACAAAGCAGAAGTTCGAAGTAAAAAACATGTGAAACCAAACACGATTGATGGAAATTAAGGGATTGGATCATCTTATTCAAATGAGTACTAAATCAAGTGTTACTTCAGAGCGAGTTGTTGCAGATCCATTGGATAGGTATCAAGTGGCGATGATGCATTGTACATTCTCTTAGCCGCGGCCATGTTTAAAATCTCCGTAGGATGATAATTATCCCAGAAGGAAAATTTTGCTCTGTCAGGACAGGGAGTCGAATCACGATAACATAGGCCGGTTGTACTCTTTGAATCACAACATGCAATATTAATAACTTTAAAACCTGAAAGAGCTGTAAGTGGAACTCATGTCAGAAATGTACagaaattttaaattccatTTTTGATGTAAAACTATTTAACTGTAAACAACTGTGCTTAATTTctaactaattaaaaataaatgcagcATTGTTAATTTTATCAACATACCAAATTTTATAATATCTGTATATGAAATGGCTGTATAGTTTATGAAGATAAACTGTGCGTCAGGCATATTGGTGTTGAGCTGGTCAACGAGAGACAGCAGTCTTGTATTGAATAGCTGCGTATCTTTGTTGATCCATTCCACACATGGTTTTCCGTCCGTCTGATATTTGTGTAATACTTGAGGAATGCAGCCTAGTGGGGCGGTTCCGAAAACAGCTATTTTCCGTGCTCCATAGCTGTACAGTATCTGGatccaagaaaatatttttatatacatGATGTGTCCGACGGCACGTCAAATAGTACTAATTTGTACTTGTGACAATTTGTGGGagtgtttttttaaaacatataatcATTGTAGGGTTATAAATCCAATGTGATTGATGTTGATAATTAATAAGAAGTATGAATTTGCAGGAGAAATAAGCAGTGTAAATATTCTCACTATATCGTGAACCTGTACCAATTACCTTAAGTTGTTTGGAGTATGCTTGAACCAAAACTCCTGCATACTGATCTAGGGTATATAATTTTGTAGCTGGGCTAAGTATCGGCTCTAAGAAGTAGTCGAGGAAATCGTTGTTGCCGATGTTACTTATgtacatgcatttatttagaAGCTCTTTCGACTTATGTGCATTCCCAAGTATACGCTCGACTTGTGAGACTGTGTACGCATGATGCTCAATCTGCATCTTCAAGTCATATCGCTGACCCTGCAAGAAATTAATTATATGGACAAAGTAAATTTCTAAAAAATGTGGTGCATGCTCCAATTAAGTAATCGCTCATGTAATTAATCAATGTTAAGTTGGATGCATATGGAtcattgaatttgaaatgggattTAAGCATTAATCATCTAGCCAAATTAACTCAAAATATCCATGTTTTACTGTATGGTATGTATATCTTTGGAAATTCTTGGCCGACAATTAATGCATGCAACTATTGTGTACATTGTTTTTGTGTTATCTTTTAGTTACCAAAAAATAGTTGGTGTAGTCCAGGATCCCTCCTCCTCCCGACGCATAATTTACACCAGTGAGATAGTCTGCCTCTGTCGCATTTGCAAAAGGTGGAACAGATTCTTCAAAATCTAAGTATTCAGCTGCATTATTAACCAAGAAATGGACGTCGGTCGATTTGATCCAGACatatacaatattttgatataaacaacAAGCTGGTTTAAATAACTAATATTTACACTACAAGAAAACGCCACGGTTTCTAATGAAACTCAGGCATATGCGAATCAATTCGAAAACCAAAAGGCGACAAATTTACCAATAAAATCCGGTATATTTCGTCCATTACAGAATCTACCGGTTGGGCCCTCCGGATAATCAATGCCATAAGGAGGATAATCCACCTTCGCTAGTGTGACTAGGTTATTGTTGTTGCCATTATCAAACAGCGAGTCTCCAAAGAAAAACAAGCAAGGAACTTGAGGTTTCCCCTCGATTAGGAACAATGActtgataaaaaatatgaacaaTAAAAACATTGTGAGACTCCAATATTTTGTAACACCAGCTGAAATCATTTGAAGCATGCATGGATAACTCGAAAGCAGCGGATTCTATATATAGTGAATAACACTTGTACATCTCCTTATTTCATCGTTAAAGCAGGAAGCTAGA includes:
- the LOC142522721 gene encoding GDSL esterase/lipase At1g29670-like isoform X1 — protein: MISAGVTKYWSLTMFLLFIFFIKSLFLIEGKPQVPCLFFFGDSLFDNGNNNNLVTLAKVDYPPYGIDYPEGPTGRFCNGRNIPDFIAEYLDFEESVPPFANATEADYLTGVNYASGGGGILDYTNYFLGQRYDLKMQIEHHAYTVSQVERILGNAHKSKELLNKCMYISNIGNNDFLDYFLEPILSPATKLYTLDQYAGVLVQAYSKQLKILYSYGARKIAVFGTAPLGCIPQVLHKYQTDGKPCVEWINKDTQLFNTRLLSLVDQLNTNMPDAQFIFINYTAISYTDIIKFALSGFKVINIACCDSKSTTGLCYRDSTPCPDRAKFSFWDNYHPTEILNMAAAKRMYNASSPLDTYPMDLQQLALK
- the LOC142522721 gene encoding GDSL esterase/lipase At1g29670-like isoform X2, translated to MISAGVTKYWSLTMFLLFIFFIKSLFLIEGKPQVPCLFFFGDSLFDNGNNNNLVTLAKVDYPPYGIDYPEGPTGRFCNGRNIPDFIAEYLDFEESVPPFANATEADYLTGVNYASGGGGILDYTNYFLGQRYDLKMQIEHHAYTVSQVERILGNAHKSKELLNKCMYISNIGNNDFLDYFLEPILSPATKLYTLDQYAGVLVQAYSKQLKILYSYGARKIAVFGTAPLGCIPQVLHKYQTDGKPCVEWINKDTQLFNTRLLSLVDQLNTNMPDAQFIFINYTAISYTDIIKFGFKVINIACCDSKSTTGLCYRDSTPCPDRAKFSFWDNYHPTEILNMAAAKRMYNASSPLDTYPMDLQQLALK